From one Candidatus Margulisiibacteriota bacterium genomic stretch:
- the tgt gene encoding tRNA guanosine(34) transglycosylase Tgt, which produces MKFTVIHKSARSSARAGLLETAHGIIETPVFMPVGTLGTVKALTPDLVAEQGARIVLSNTYHLFLRPGADLIARAGGLHKFMHWEKPILTDSGGFQVFSLAKLCRITGDGVEFRSPLDGGAKHKFTPELVVDIQRQLGSDIMMPLDVCSPHTAAKKKVAEDLRLTLDWEKRAQDHFARTASAAGASGQPAEQTLFAIVQGGLHEDLRRAAAEYLRGLNFAGYAIGGVSVGEPEADLYRIAAYTAGLLPPDKPRYLMGVGLPQNLLQCVPFGIDMFDAVLPTRLARHNTFFAPDGLESILNARYAADLAPLVETCACYACRNFSRAYIRHLAQAREILAIVLLTIHNIRYLVNLTRDLRRKILNDEI; this is translated from the coding sequence GGCACGGTGAAAGCGCTGACGCCGGATCTGGTGGCGGAGCAGGGCGCGCGGATTGTTTTGAGCAACACCTATCATTTGTTTTTGCGGCCGGGCGCGGACTTGATCGCCCGGGCCGGCGGTCTGCATAAATTTATGCATTGGGAGAAACCGATCCTGACCGACTCCGGCGGCTTTCAGGTTTTTTCACTGGCCAAACTGTGCCGGATAACTGGGGACGGCGTGGAATTCCGCTCACCGCTCGACGGCGGCGCCAAACATAAATTTACGCCGGAGCTGGTGGTAGATATTCAGCGCCAGCTTGGCTCGGACATAATGATGCCGCTGGATGTTTGTTCGCCGCATACCGCCGCCAAAAAAAAAGTTGCTGAGGATCTGCGCCTGACGCTGGACTGGGAAAAACGCGCGCAGGATCATTTTGCCCGGACAGCCAGCGCGGCCGGGGCCTCCGGCCAGCCAGCCGAGCAGACCCTCTTCGCTATTGTGCAGGGCGGCCTGCACGAGGATTTGCGCCGGGCAGCGGCGGAATATTTGCGCGGTTTAAATTTCGCGGGTTACGCGATTGGCGGCGTCTCGGTGGGCGAGCCGGAGGCCGACCTTTACCGCATTGCGGCTTACACGGCCGGTTTGCTGCCGCCGGACAAGCCGCGTTATTTGATGGGTGTCGGCCTGCCGCAAAATTTATTACAATGTGTGCCTTTTGGCATCGACATGTTTGACGCCGTGCTGCCGACCCGTCTGGCGCGGCATAATACTTTTTTTGCGCCGGACGGTCTGGAGAGCATTCTCAACGCGCGCTACGCTGCGGATCTGGCGCCACTGGTCGAGACCTGCGCCTGCTACGCCTGCCGAAATTTTTCCCGCGCCTATATCCGGCATCTGGCGCAGGCCAGAGAAATTTTGGCCATAGTATTACTCACTATTCATAATATTCGTTATTTGGTAAACTTAACGCGGGATCTGCGCCGGAAAATTTTAAATGACGAAATTTAA